From the genome of Streptomyces sp. NBC_01116, one region includes:
- a CDS encoding MMPL family transporter, whose product MRRNLAARIGVWSTHHRRTAVLGWLLFVVLATGIGGATGMVEMTDAENGAGESARAEQILLDAGLDKPAGELVMVSAPAAGDWKPAADALADALRETGEAQNIAPPVASEDGKDALIAFEMKGEAATSSDRVQPVLDAVAAVGEDHPGAEIHQFGEASAGKWLGDLLAEDFRKAEFTAVPLALGILLVAFGAVVAALLPVGLALTACMAAFGLLSIASHQLHLFQTTYSVMFLMGFAVGVDYCLFYLRRERDERAAGRDAETALRIAAATSGRAVLVSGLTVMVAMGGMFLSGLLLFKGFALATIIVVFIAMLGSVTVLPALLSWLGDRIDAGRVPLLNRRAQHGRAGSGRIVGRVLGPVLARPRAFAVAAVVLLLALAAPALGMKTESLGLEKQFGSDSQLSIAHSRITESFPGGPAPALVVVTAPDIAAPGVTAALDGFEDVTVHRAENVAEIEIPLPGGTADLTELREKRLPAAFDGTGAKTHVTGETAGSVDFNDQLRRGIVPVFAFITAVTFLLMLFCFRSYVIAVTSIVLNLLSVAASYGVMTAVFQHGWGASLIGSEGVGAIEAWMPLFVLVVLFGLSMDYHVFVVSRIREARGGGLDNRAAIETGIRRTAGAVTGAAAIMVAVFAVFGTLSMQDMQQMGVGLAVAVLLDATVVRMVLLPSVMLLLGERNWRTPRGLSRLPGLEEENHEGYGEQAAPVSTSAPVSPPAPAGRRL is encoded by the coding sequence ATGAGGCGCAATCTCGCCGCACGCATCGGCGTGTGGAGCACCCACCATCGCAGGACGGCCGTACTCGGCTGGCTGCTCTTCGTCGTGCTCGCCACGGGCATCGGCGGGGCCACCGGCATGGTCGAGATGACCGACGCGGAGAACGGCGCGGGCGAGTCCGCCCGCGCCGAGCAGATCCTCCTCGACGCCGGACTCGACAAGCCCGCGGGCGAACTCGTCATGGTCTCCGCCCCCGCCGCCGGCGACTGGAAGCCGGCCGCCGACGCCCTCGCCGACGCCCTGCGGGAGACCGGCGAAGCACAGAACATCGCCCCGCCCGTCGCCTCCGAGGACGGCAAGGACGCCCTGATCGCCTTCGAGATGAAGGGCGAGGCCGCCACCTCCTCCGATCGCGTCCAACCCGTCCTGGACGCGGTCGCCGCCGTGGGCGAGGACCACCCGGGCGCCGAGATCCACCAGTTCGGCGAGGCCAGCGCGGGCAAGTGGCTCGGCGACCTGCTGGCCGAGGACTTCAGGAAGGCCGAGTTCACCGCCGTACCCCTGGCCCTCGGCATCCTCCTCGTCGCCTTCGGCGCGGTCGTCGCCGCCCTGCTCCCGGTCGGGCTCGCCCTCACCGCGTGCATGGCCGCCTTCGGCCTCCTGTCCATCGCCAGCCACCAACTGCACCTGTTCCAGACCACGTACTCGGTGATGTTCCTGATGGGCTTCGCCGTCGGCGTCGACTACTGCCTCTTCTACCTGCGCCGCGAACGCGACGAACGCGCCGCCGGACGGGACGCCGAGACCGCCCTGCGCATCGCGGCCGCCACCAGCGGCCGGGCGGTGCTCGTCTCCGGCCTCACCGTGATGGTCGCGATGGGCGGCATGTTCCTCTCCGGGCTCCTGCTGTTCAAGGGCTTCGCGCTCGCCACGATCATCGTCGTGTTCATCGCCATGCTCGGCTCGGTCACCGTCCTGCCCGCCCTGCTCTCCTGGCTCGGCGACCGGATCGACGCGGGCCGCGTCCCGCTGCTGAACCGCCGTGCCCAGCACGGCCGGGCCGGCAGCGGCCGCATCGTCGGCCGGGTCCTGGGCCCCGTACTCGCCCGGCCCCGCGCCTTCGCCGTCGCCGCCGTCGTCCTGCTGCTCGCCCTCGCCGCGCCCGCCCTCGGCATGAAGACCGAATCGCTCGGCCTGGAGAAGCAGTTCGGCTCCGACTCGCAGCTCTCCATCGCCCACAGCCGCATCACCGAGAGCTTCCCCGGCGGCCCCGCCCCCGCCCTCGTCGTCGTCACCGCGCCCGACATCGCCGCCCCCGGGGTGACCGCGGCCCTCGACGGATTCGAGGACGTCACCGTCCACCGCGCCGAGAACGTCGCCGAGATCGAGATCCCCCTCCCGGGCGGCACCGCCGACCTCACCGAACTGCGCGAGAAGCGCCTGCCCGCCGCGTTCGACGGCACCGGGGCGAAGACCCACGTCACCGGGGAGACCGCCGGATCGGTCGACTTCAACGACCAGCTCCGGCGCGGCATCGTCCCGGTCTTCGCCTTCATCACGGCGGTCACCTTCCTGCTGATGCTGTTCTGCTTCCGCAGCTACGTCATCGCCGTGACGTCCATCGTCCTCAACCTGCTCTCGGTGGCCGCCTCCTACGGTGTGATGACCGCCGTCTTCCAGCACGGCTGGGGCGCGTCGCTCATCGGCTCGGAGGGGGTCGGCGCGATCGAGGCGTGGATGCCGCTGTTCGTCCTCGTCGTCCTGTTCGGCCTGTCGATGGACTACCACGTGTTCGTCGTCTCCCGGATCCGGGAGGCGCGCGGCGGCGGCCTGGACAACCGGGCCGCGATCGAGACCGGCATCCGGCGCACCGCCGGGGCGGTCACCGGAGCGGCGGCCATCATGGTGGCGGTGTTCGCGGTGTTCGGCACCCTGTCCATGCAGGACATGCAGCAGATGGGCGTCGGCCTCGCGGTCGCGGTGCTGCTGGACGCCACCGTCGTACGGATGGTGCTGCTGCCCTCCGTGATGCTGCTTCTGGGCGAGCGCAACTGGCGCACCCCGCGCGGCCTTTCGCGCCTGCCGGGCCTGGAGGAGGAGAACCATGAGGGATATGGCGAGCAGGCCGCACCGGTGAGCACCTCCGCCCCGGTGAGTCCCCCCGCTCCGGCGGGCCGGAGGCTCTGA
- a CDS encoding class I SAM-dependent methyltransferase has product MTTRSVQARSFDAIAAAYDAHRPSYPPALFDAVEELAGLPLAGARVADVGAGTGLGTARLYERGARVTAVEPGDGMAGQFRRGLPDVPLVRGDGNNLPLRTGSMDLITYAQAWHWTDPARSIPEVRRVLRPGGALALWWNDGDPDVEWLVDQENRMRVFFGAEVPAVPSHRARFRAALPEGLDFRTRLVAWSRRVPVDAHVANLATHSDFLIGDPVGVRDFFDRERALLTALFPDGEVEEAYLVSLAVAHP; this is encoded by the coding sequence ATGACAACGAGATCCGTACAGGCCCGCTCCTTCGACGCCATCGCCGCCGCCTACGACGCGCACCGCCCCTCCTACCCGCCCGCCCTGTTCGACGCCGTCGAGGAGCTGGCCGGACTGCCGCTCGCCGGAGCCCGGGTCGCGGACGTCGGAGCGGGTACGGGTCTCGGCACGGCACGGCTGTACGAGCGCGGGGCCCGGGTCACGGCGGTGGAGCCGGGCGACGGGATGGCCGGGCAGTTCCGCCGGGGGCTGCCGGACGTGCCGCTGGTCCGGGGCGACGGGAACAACCTGCCGCTGCGGACCGGTTCCATGGACCTGATCACGTACGCCCAGGCGTGGCACTGGACCGACCCGGCCCGCTCGATCCCCGAGGTCCGCCGGGTGCTGCGCCCCGGCGGGGCGCTGGCGCTCTGGTGGAACGACGGCGACCCCGACGTGGAGTGGCTCGTCGACCAGGAGAACCGGATGCGGGTCTTCTTCGGGGCGGAGGTCCCCGCCGTCCCGTCCCACCGGGCCCGCTTCCGGGCCGCGCTGCCCGAGGGGCTCGACTTCCGCACCCGGCTGGTCGCGTGGAGCCGCCGCGTACCGGTCGACGCCCATGTCGCCAACCTGGCCACCCACTCCGACTTCCTGATCGGCGACCCGGTCGGGGTGCGTGACTTCTTCGACCGCGAACGGGCCCTGCTGACCGCGCTGTTTCCGGACGGCGAGGTCGAGGAGGCGTACCTCGTGAGTCTGGCCGTGGCCCACCCCTGA
- a CDS encoding LuxR C-terminal-related transcriptional regulator produces MRVVLAEDLFLLRDGLVRMLEAYDFEIAAAVETGPELTKALAELEPDVAVVDVRLPPSHTDEGLQCALAARRARPGLPVLVLSQHVEQLYARELLADGNGGIGYLLKDRVFDADQFIDAVRRVAAGGTAMDPQVISQLLSRRSRDEPMGGLTPREREVMGLVAQGRSNAAIASQLVITERAVAKHTSNIFGKLDLPPSDDDNRRVLAVLAYLDHG; encoded by the coding sequence TTGCGAGTTGTCCTAGCCGAAGATCTCTTCCTGCTGCGCGACGGCCTGGTGCGCATGCTGGAGGCGTACGACTTCGAGATCGCCGCGGCTGTGGAGACCGGGCCGGAACTGACCAAGGCACTCGCGGAGTTGGAGCCGGACGTCGCCGTCGTCGACGTCCGGCTCCCGCCGTCCCACACCGACGAGGGCCTCCAGTGCGCCCTGGCCGCCCGCCGGGCGCGGCCGGGGCTTCCGGTACTGGTGCTCTCTCAGCACGTGGAGCAGTTGTACGCGCGGGAGCTGCTGGCCGACGGCAACGGCGGCATCGGCTATCTGCTGAAGGACCGGGTCTTCGACGCGGACCAGTTCATCGACGCGGTACGGCGGGTGGCGGCGGGCGGCACGGCGATGGATCCGCAGGTCATCTCCCAGCTCCTGTCGCGCCGTTCGCGGGACGAGCCGATGGGCGGCCTCACCCCGCGCGAGCGGGAGGTGATGGGGCTGGTGGCCCAGGGCCGCTCCAACGCCGCCATCGCCTCGCAGTTGGTGATCACGGAGCGGGCGGTGGCCAAGCACACGTCGAACATCTTCGGCAAGCTGGACCTGCCCCCGTCGGACGACGACAACCGCCGGGTGCTGGCGGTGCTGGCGTATCTGGACCACGGCTGA
- a CDS encoding sensor histidine kinase → MKVFSGRLRPAATAAGRGLFLSVAGLAASITLFVLAVLSIVFVLLGVGVFTTPVVLEAVRKHANQRRLWAATWSYVRIPVPYRPFPKDLRTGVTGQVERTTLMLKDPATWRDLLWLLMDMTAGTVLAVLAAALMIYPVEGLVLAAGLWRVFRDDPYWYGFVPVDSQATGISALALGVVLFHLGMRASGPLLRAHFLLARTLLGPSRDERLAQRVERLTETRHEAVDTAASELRRIERDLHDGAQARLVAMGMNLGTIEALIEKDPAQAKRMLAMARESSAEALTELRDLVRGIHPPVLAERGLGDAVKALALRLPVASEVTVELSGRAQAPVESAAYFAVSEALTNTVKHAEAERIHVDVHHAEGMLRISVTDDGRGGAVVGSGSGLSGIERRLGTFDGILAVSSPAGGPTMVTMEIPCELS, encoded by the coding sequence ATGAAGGTGTTCTCTGGACGGCTGCGGCCGGCGGCGACGGCGGCGGGGCGCGGACTGTTCCTGTCGGTGGCCGGGCTGGCGGCGTCCATCACTCTGTTCGTGCTCGCGGTGCTCTCGATCGTCTTCGTCCTGCTGGGCGTCGGCGTGTTCACCACCCCGGTCGTGCTGGAGGCGGTCCGCAAGCACGCCAACCAGCGGCGGCTGTGGGCGGCGACGTGGTCATACGTACGGATTCCGGTCCCGTACCGGCCGTTCCCGAAGGATCTGCGGACGGGTGTCACCGGTCAGGTGGAGCGCACCACGCTGATGCTGAAGGACCCGGCGACCTGGCGGGACCTGCTGTGGCTGCTGATGGACATGACGGCCGGCACGGTGCTGGCGGTCCTGGCGGCGGCCCTGATGATCTACCCGGTGGAGGGCCTCGTCCTGGCGGCGGGGCTGTGGCGGGTGTTCCGGGACGATCCGTACTGGTACGGGTTCGTGCCGGTGGACAGCCAGGCGACGGGCATCTCGGCCCTGGCGCTGGGGGTCGTGCTCTTCCACCTGGGGATGCGGGCCTCCGGACCGCTGCTGCGGGCGCACTTCCTGCTCGCCCGTACGCTGCTGGGGCCGAGCCGGGACGAGAGGCTGGCCCAGCGCGTCGAGCGGCTGACCGAGACCCGGCACGAGGCCGTGGACACCGCCGCGTCCGAGCTGCGCCGCATCGAACGGGACCTGCACGACGGGGCGCAGGCGCGGCTGGTCGCGATGGGCATGAACCTGGGCACGATCGAGGCGCTGATCGAGAAGGACCCGGCGCAGGCGAAGAGGATGCTGGCGATGGCCCGGGAGTCCTCCGCCGAGGCCCTCACCGAACTGCGGGACCTGGTCCGGGGCATCCACCCGCCGGTCCTGGCGGAGCGGGGTCTCGGCGACGCGGTCAAGGCGCTGGCCCTGCGGCTGCCGGTCGCCTCCGAGGTGACGGTGGAGCTGTCGGGGCGGGCACAGGCCCCGGTGGAGTCGGCGGCGTACTTCGCGGTCAGCGAGGCCCTGACGAACACGGTGAAGCACGCGGAGGCGGAGCGGATCCACGTGGACGTGCACCACGCGGAGGGGATGCTGCGGATCTCCGTGACGGACGACGGCAGGGGCGGCGCGGTCGTCGGATCGGGCTCGGGGCTGAGCGGAATCGAACGGCGACTGGGTACATTCGACGGCATCCTGGCCGTCAGCAGTCCCGCGGGCGGTCCCACCATGGTGACCATGGAGATTCCTTGCGAGTTGTCCTAG
- a CDS encoding esterase/lipase family protein: MTTQADVMGAVMGSADRQERLGVVFVHGFRSSAEMWNPLIASIEQDDGLKGVTALPFTYDTRLWQVVPVRRIPAFDTVADSLKEFLDTEAEVFDRLMLVCHSQGGLVAQRFLARMLAEGRGRDLARIRRVVLFACPNNGSQLALSLRRGLLSRNPQESQLRPLNQQIADTQRIVLRDIVNARETTARTSPIPFSVYAGETDNVVTPASALGTFPDTAVLPGGHSGIVRSPRAYSTLRRLVLTGTGIPFTTSPITGAAAEQEPVPAAPANLSSATNGPPTAPKPVEAVPESPPSVFPDTIDIVRVAEQVSDMDDPDFRRRVIGLVRSTLEPEAGFSPAFRAHPRDHLLEIVERCQTHRLRAAALAAFRDAVTVLRPDDAATATLGAMIRDPE; encoded by the coding sequence TTGACCACCCAGGCGGACGTCATGGGGGCTGTGATGGGATCGGCGGACAGGCAGGAACGGCTGGGCGTGGTGTTCGTCCACGGCTTCCGCTCATCGGCGGAGATGTGGAATCCGCTCATCGCGTCGATCGAGCAGGATGACGGCCTGAAGGGCGTCACCGCACTGCCCTTCACCTACGACACCCGTCTGTGGCAAGTCGTCCCCGTGCGCAGGATTCCCGCTTTCGACACCGTGGCCGACAGTTTGAAGGAGTTCCTGGACACCGAAGCCGAGGTCTTCGACCGCCTGATGCTGGTCTGTCACAGCCAGGGCGGGCTGGTGGCCCAGCGCTTCCTGGCCCGGATGCTCGCCGAGGGACGCGGCAGGGACCTGGCCCGTATCCGGCGAGTCGTGCTCTTCGCCTGCCCGAACAACGGCTCTCAGCTGGCCCTGTCCCTGCGTCGGGGATTGCTGTCACGCAACCCGCAGGAAAGCCAGCTGAGGCCGCTGAACCAACAGATTGCTGATACCCAGCGCATCGTCCTGCGTGACATCGTCAACGCGCGGGAGACAACGGCCCGGACGAGTCCGATCCCGTTCTCGGTCTACGCCGGCGAGACCGACAACGTGGTGACACCTGCTTCCGCGCTCGGCACCTTCCCCGACACCGCTGTCCTCCCCGGCGGCCATTCCGGCATCGTGCGGTCGCCCCGCGCGTACTCCACGCTCAGGCGCCTCGTCCTCACGGGCACCGGGATCCCCTTCACCACCAGCCCCATCACCGGTGCGGCGGCCGAGCAGGAGCCTGTTCCTGCCGCCCCGGCGAACCTGAGTTCCGCGACGAACGGCCCACCCACCGCGCCGAAGCCCGTGGAAGCCGTGCCGGAGAGCCCTCCCAGCGTCTTTCCCGACACGATCGACATCGTGCGGGTGGCCGAACAGGTCTCCGACATGGACGACCCCGACTTCCGGCGGCGGGTGATCGGCCTGGTGCGAAGCACCTTGGAACCGGAGGCGGGCTTCTCTCCCGCTTTCCGGGCCCATCCGCGTGATCACCTGCTGGAGATCGTGGAGCGCTGCCAGACCCACCGTCTGCGTGCCGCCGCGCTCGCCGCCTTCCGCGACGCCGTCACCGTCCTGCGTCCCGACGATGCCGCCACAGCCACGTTGGGCGCGATGATCAGGGACCCGGAATGA
- the glnII gene encoding glutamine synthetase, with amino-acid sequence MTFKAEYIWIDGTEPTAKLRSKTKIMDGAPSGDVADLPIWGFDGSSTNQAEGHASDRVLKPVFTCPDPIRGGADILVLCEVFNIDMTPHESNTRAALRPLAERFAGQDPIFGIEQEYTFFDGHRPLGFPEGGFPAAQGGYYCGVGADEIFGRDIVEKHLDNCLTAGLGISGINAEVMPGQWEFQVGPLSPLEVSDQLWVARWLLYRTAEDFDVSATLDPKPVKGDWNGAGAHTNFSTRAMREGYDAIITACESLGEGSKPLDHVKNYGAGIDDRLTGLHETAPWNEYSYGVSNRGASVRIPWQVEQDRKGYIEDRRPNANVDPYVVTRLMVDTCCTALEKAGQV; translated from the coding sequence GTGACGTTCAAGGCTGAGTACATCTGGATCGACGGCACCGAGCCGACCGCCAAGCTTCGCTCCAAGACGAAGATCATGGACGGTGCTCCGTCGGGAGACGTGGCGGATCTGCCCATCTGGGGCTTCGACGGCTCCAGCACCAACCAGGCCGAGGGCCACGCGTCCGACCGGGTGCTGAAGCCCGTCTTCACCTGTCCGGACCCGATCCGCGGCGGCGCGGACATCCTCGTCCTGTGCGAGGTCTTCAACATCGACATGACGCCTCACGAGTCCAACACGCGTGCCGCGCTGCGCCCGCTCGCCGAGCGGTTCGCGGGCCAGGACCCGATCTTCGGCATCGAGCAGGAGTACACCTTCTTCGACGGCCACCGGCCGCTCGGCTTCCCCGAGGGCGGCTTCCCGGCCGCGCAGGGCGGCTACTACTGCGGCGTCGGCGCTGACGAGATCTTCGGCCGCGACATCGTGGAGAAGCACCTCGACAACTGCCTGACGGCGGGGCTCGGCATCTCCGGCATCAACGCCGAGGTCATGCCCGGCCAGTGGGAGTTCCAGGTGGGCCCGCTGTCCCCGCTGGAGGTCTCCGACCAGCTGTGGGTGGCCCGTTGGCTGCTCTACCGCACCGCCGAGGACTTCGACGTGTCCGCCACCCTGGACCCGAAGCCGGTCAAGGGCGACTGGAACGGAGCCGGCGCGCACACCAACTTCTCCACCCGCGCCATGCGCGAGGGCTACGACGCGATCATCACCGCGTGCGAGTCGCTGGGCGAGGGCTCCAAGCCGCTGGACCACGTGAAGAACTACGGCGCGGGCATCGACGACCGGCTCACCGGCCTGCACGAGACCGCCCCGTGGAACGAGTACAGCTACGGCGTCTCCAACCGCGGCGCCTCGGTCCGTATCCCGTGGCAGGTCGAGCAGGACCGGAAGGGTTACATCGAGGACCGCCGGCCCAACGCCAACGTCGACCCGTACGTCGTCACACGGCTGATGGTCGACACCTGCTGCACCGCGCTGGAGAAGGCCGGCCAGGTCTGA
- a CDS encoding Gfo/Idh/MocA family protein → MDSAPGTTAPLRIGLLGTGPWARETQAPALAAHPGVELSGVWGRRAEAADALAAAHGTRAYTGETGIDALLEASDAVAFALPPDVQAPLAVRAAEAGCHLLMDKPVATTVEGARAVAVAAEKATVASVVFCTLRFAPETAAWIAEQAAAGGWFTARAQWLGSLYAEGSTSEYADSPWRREKGGLWDVGPHALSVLIPVLGDVEHLTAAPGPSGTTHLILRHTSGASSTVTLGLGAPPGAAGVEIEFRGERGTASAPGWDGARTAFRGAVDALAEAVRTGVPHACDARFGLRLTELLVAAETQARAD, encoded by the coding sequence ATGGACTCAGCTCCCGGCACCACCGCACCCCTGCGCATCGGCCTCCTCGGCACCGGCCCCTGGGCACGCGAGACCCAGGCCCCCGCGCTGGCCGCCCATCCCGGCGTCGAGCTGAGCGGGGTGTGGGGCCGCCGGGCCGAGGCGGCCGACGCCCTCGCCGCCGCCCACGGCACTCGCGCGTACACGGGCGAGACGGGCATCGACGCGCTGCTGGAGGCGAGCGACGCGGTGGCCTTCGCGCTGCCGCCGGACGTCCAGGCCCCGCTCGCGGTCCGGGCCGCGGAGGCGGGCTGCCACCTCCTGATGGACAAGCCGGTCGCCACGACGGTGGAGGGGGCCCGTGCGGTCGCCGTGGCGGCGGAGAAGGCGACAGTGGCCTCGGTCGTCTTCTGCACGCTCCGGTTCGCGCCCGAGACCGCCGCGTGGATCGCCGAACAGGCCGCGGCGGGCGGCTGGTTCACCGCCCGCGCCCAGTGGCTGGGATCGCTCTACGCCGAGGGTTCGACCAGCGAGTACGCGGACTCCCCGTGGCGGCGCGAGAAGGGCGGCCTGTGGGACGTCGGCCCGCACGCGCTCTCCGTGCTGATCCCGGTCCTGGGCGACGTCGAGCACCTGACCGCCGCCCCGGGGCCGTCCGGCACCACCCACCTGATCCTGCGCCACACCTCCGGCGCCTCCAGCACGGTGACCCTCGGGCTGGGCGCCCCGCCCGGCGCTGCGGGCGTCGAGATCGAGTTCCGGGGCGAGCGGGGCACGGCGTCGGCCCCCGGCTGGGACGGCGCCCGGACCGCGTTCCGGGGGGCGGTGGACGCCCTGGCCGAAGCGGTACGCACGGGGGTGCCGCACGCCTGCGACGCGCGGTTCGGCCTCCGCCTCACGGAGCTGCTGGTGGCGGCGGAGACGCAGGCGCGGGCGGACTGA
- a CDS encoding winged helix-turn-helix domain-containing protein has translation MANTRPFSAASAATAAPPAAAAARPTARSLPAHPNRHRLRAVDRDEVAAPADVADFLPPGATWLPAPQHTLPTLPGQPPMIGYLVLVPADQQPALAGAVAASRLRPGGSPFPQQPEPDRAADEGAPAGPVRIDATRRTASVDGVALDLTYLEFELLSHLVAHPHRVHTRDQLVTTVWGYGHVGDGRTVDVHVARLRRKLGAEYRRSIQTVRRVGYKYTP, from the coding sequence ATGGCGAACACCCGTCCCTTCTCCGCCGCGTCCGCCGCCACCGCGGCGCCCCCGGCGGCCGCTGCGGCCCGTCCCACCGCCCGCTCCCTCCCCGCCCACCCGAACCGGCACCGGCTGCGCGCGGTCGACCGTGACGAGGTCGCCGCACCGGCCGACGTGGCGGACTTCCTCCCGCCCGGGGCCACCTGGCTGCCCGCCCCGCAGCACACCCTGCCCACCCTGCCCGGTCAGCCGCCGATGATCGGCTACCTGGTGCTCGTGCCGGCCGACCAGCAGCCGGCGCTCGCGGGAGCCGTCGCGGCCTCCCGGCTCCGGCCGGGCGGCTCGCCGTTCCCCCAGCAGCCGGAGCCCGACCGGGCGGCCGACGAGGGGGCGCCCGCCGGTCCGGTCCGGATCGACGCCACCCGGCGTACGGCTTCGGTCGACGGCGTCGCCCTCGACCTCACGTACCTGGAGTTCGAGCTGCTGTCCCATCTGGTGGCGCATCCGCACCGGGTGCACACCCGCGACCAGTTGGTGACGACGGTGTGGGGATACGGGCACGTGGGCGACGGGCGCACCGTCGACGTCCATGTCGCCCGGCTGCGCCGCAAGCTCGGTGCGGAGTACCGCCGTTCGATCCAGACGGTCCGGCGGGTCGGGTACAAGTACACGCCCTGA
- a CDS encoding AAA family ATPase codes for MSVANSGSSSGPITPPSEGEASEAPDPDWWLYRCAPEPHDGIDRLPPAPPWRSFSTSAASEEMPEPPPLREERDGHRRLGRQLRAVTYQADREEIHLVNMAMMLRRPLLVTGRPGVGKSTLAYSIARELRLGPVLRWPVTSRTTMQDGQYHYDAIGRLQDVGLRERLVEVSRPGTTEPAAVEPPDIGRYLRLGPLGTALLPWRTPRVLLIDEIDKSDLDFPNDLLHVFEEGEFTIPELTRLSRPTAQVMTSDHDGSVELRHGQVRCHEFPVVIMTSNEEREFPPAFLRRCIRLEIRQPDRAKLARLVAAHLPASEGPSEEVREQLIMEFLRKQDDDGAELANDQLLNAVRVAQSIWSDPEERDLVRDHLMRPLNEG; via the coding sequence ATGAGCGTGGCGAACAGCGGCAGCAGCAGCGGCCCGATCACGCCTCCGAGCGAGGGAGAGGCGTCGGAGGCACCGGACCCGGACTGGTGGCTCTACCGGTGCGCTCCCGAACCGCACGACGGCATCGACCGGCTGCCGCCCGCGCCGCCGTGGCGTTCGTTCTCCACCTCGGCGGCGTCCGAAGAGATGCCCGAGCCGCCCCCCTTGAGGGAGGAACGGGACGGGCACCGCCGGCTCGGCCGTCAGCTCAGGGCGGTCACCTACCAGGCGGACCGCGAGGAGATCCACCTGGTGAACATGGCCATGATGCTTCGCCGACCTCTGCTGGTGACCGGGCGGCCCGGAGTCGGCAAGTCGACCTTGGCGTACAGCATCGCCCGGGAACTGCGGCTCGGGCCCGTACTGCGCTGGCCGGTCACCAGTCGTACCACCATGCAGGACGGCCAGTACCACTACGACGCGATCGGCCGACTCCAGGACGTCGGTCTGCGGGAGCGACTCGTCGAGGTGTCCCGGCCCGGGACCACCGAGCCGGCCGCGGTGGAGCCGCCCGACATCGGCCGATACCTGCGCCTGGGGCCGTTGGGGACGGCGCTGCTCCCCTGGCGCACCCCTCGCGTCCTGCTCATCGATGAGATCGACAAGAGCGACCTGGACTTCCCGAACGACCTTCTCCATGTGTTCGAGGAGGGTGAGTTCACCATCCCCGAACTCACCCGTCTCAGCCGGCCTACCGCCCAGGTAATGACGTCTGACCACGACGGCTCCGTCGAATTGAGACACGGGCAGGTCCGCTGCCACGAGTTCCCTGTGGTGATCATGACGAGCAACGAAGAACGGGAGTTCCCGCCGGCCTTCCTGCGGCGCTGCATCCGACTGGAGATCCGCCAACCGGACCGGGCCAAGCTGGCACGGCTCGTGGCCGCGCACCTGCCGGCGTCCGAGGGGCCGTCCGAGGAAGTGCGCGAGCAGCTCATCATGGAGTTCCTGCGGAAGCAGGACGACGACGGAGCGGAACTCGCGAACGACCAGTTGCTGAACGCGGTGCGGGTGGCGCAGAGCATCTGGAGCGATCCGGAGGAGCGTGACCTCGTCAGGGACCACCTGATGCGGCCGCTGAACGAAGGGTGA